A window from Micromonospora terminaliae encodes these proteins:
- a CDS encoding DUF2079 domain-containing protein, whose protein sequence is MPFSPSPVTGPSTAARNRRADLVLVLAAVALAIWVTSGMWRDPNTRTITVNSSDQALFEWLLAFGGHAVTHGENPFFTHLINVPDGVNLAVNTSITAYAVVFAPLTYLIGPPATFLVILTLNLAATAVAWYWLLSRHLVTSRLAAGVGALFIAYCPAMVSHANAHLNWTAGWLVPLLVWGVFRLRRPGRAIAGGVVLGVLVALAFSIAAEGLFFTALALALFLLVWALHKVRRDEVRAALPSFLRGLGVTALVSGVLLAYPLWLHFAGPQRFHGTGFDPMIHSEDIAAFGSYPRRSLAGWAGLGTSLAPNPTEENSFFGIPLLLLAVACFVLLWRRADRAFRATLTALGVTALVFAVLSWGPTAKWNGRRTGQLLPFGVLDNLPVINAALPSRLALVVAPVIGLLLAYAVDTLRARPPRHRSTELVWALGFAAALLPLLPTPLLTHVREPVPAFITTGAWQRYVSPGGVLTPLPLTVDIYPDGQRWQAYALAHRQGEFRIPAGFFLGPGGPDGRGRIGPVPRTFSALVDQAGRTGLVPIITDGSIREARADLRYWGVETVVLADRVHGAKFDVDEEAVRRTATALLGPPERVEDVWVWRVPPA, encoded by the coding sequence GTGCCGTTCTCCCCGTCCCCGGTCACCGGCCCGTCGACCGCCGCCCGGAACCGGCGTGCCGACCTCGTGCTGGTGCTCGCCGCGGTGGCCCTCGCCATCTGGGTGACGAGCGGGATGTGGCGGGACCCGAACACCCGCACGATCACCGTGAACTCCAGCGACCAGGCCCTCTTCGAGTGGCTGCTGGCCTTCGGCGGGCACGCCGTGACCCACGGGGAGAACCCGTTCTTCACCCACCTGATCAACGTCCCGGACGGGGTGAACCTGGCGGTCAACACCTCGATCACCGCGTACGCGGTGGTCTTCGCGCCGCTGACGTACCTCATCGGGCCGCCGGCGACGTTCCTGGTGATCCTCACGCTCAACCTCGCGGCCACCGCGGTGGCCTGGTACTGGCTGCTCAGCCGGCACCTGGTCACCAGCCGGCTGGCCGCCGGGGTCGGTGCCCTCTTCATCGCCTACTGCCCGGCCATGGTGTCGCACGCCAACGCGCACCTGAACTGGACGGCCGGCTGGCTGGTGCCGCTGCTCGTCTGGGGCGTGTTCCGGCTGCGCCGCCCCGGGCGCGCGATCGCCGGCGGGGTCGTGCTCGGCGTGCTGGTGGCGCTCGCCTTCTCGATCGCCGCCGAGGGGCTGTTCTTCACGGCCCTGGCGCTCGCCCTGTTCCTGCTGGTGTGGGCGCTGCACAAGGTCCGCCGGGACGAGGTGCGGGCCGCGCTGCCGAGCTTCCTGCGCGGGCTCGGGGTCACCGCGCTCGTGTCCGGGGTGCTGCTGGCGTACCCGCTGTGGCTGCACTTCGCCGGGCCGCAGCGGTTCCACGGCACCGGCTTCGACCCGATGATCCACTCCGAGGACATCGCCGCCTTCGGCTCGTACCCGCGGCGGTCGCTGGCCGGCTGGGCCGGGCTCGGCACCTCCCTCGCGCCCAACCCGACCGAGGAGAACTCCTTCTTCGGCATCCCCCTGCTGCTGCTCGCCGTGGCCTGCTTCGTCCTGCTCTGGCGGCGCGCCGACCGGGCGTTCCGAGCCACGCTCACCGCGCTCGGGGTGACCGCGCTGGTCTTCGCGGTGCTGTCCTGGGGGCCCACGGCCAAGTGGAACGGCCGGCGCACCGGCCAGCTGCTGCCGTTCGGGGTGCTGGACAACCTGCCGGTGATCAACGCGGCACTGCCCTCCCGGCTCGCTCTGGTGGTGGCCCCGGTGATCGGGCTGCTGCTGGCGTACGCCGTGGACACGCTGCGCGCCCGGCCGCCCCGGCACCGCTCCACCGAGCTGGTCTGGGCGCTCGGCTTCGCCGCCGCCCTGCTGCCACTGCTGCCCACCCCGCTGCTCACCCACGTCCGGGAGCCGGTGCCGGCGTTCATCACCACCGGCGCCTGGCAGCGCTACGTCTCCCCCGGCGGGGTGCTCACCCCGCTGCCGCTGACCGTGGACATCTATCCGGACGGCCAGCGCTGGCAGGCGTACGCCCTGGCACACCGGCAGGGCGAGTTCCGCATCCCGGCCGGCTTCTTCCTCGGCCCCGGCGGGCCGGACGGCCGGGGCCGGATCGGGCCGGTGCCGCGCACGTTCAGCGCGCTCGTGGACCAGGCCGGGCGGACCGGGCTGGTGCCGATCATCACCGACGGCAGCATCCGGGAGGCCCGCGCCGACCTGCGCTACTGGGGCGTCGAGACGGTGGTGCTGGCCGACCGGGTGCACGGGGCGAAGTTCGACGTCGACGAGGAGGCGGTGCGCCGTACCGCCACCGCCCTGCTCGGCCCGCCCGAACGGGTCGAGGACGTCTGGGTCTGGCGGGTGCCGCCTGCCTGA
- a CDS encoding TolB family protein, translated as MSLRIGRRAALRAALSILAAAALASGSFAAAAAAAASDPAPARVYDPWLWQATVGQRPAGPASVVFFTSNTRYFESTGVLVGRDGAYRLIPLQVGEDHGLLSPDGRHYVRPHRGVLVDLTTGAEDRTHRPGIRALAWSPDGRTLLGTRDNDDAVITYGPDNQQLNDPAKPDDLLVVDPYDGAERVLAAGTFASHTTGAWSPDGSLVVVAGPTDPAVERQRLTVTDAARGGVRWQRDLDERHLLAGRGAWSPDGARIALLAFDGCAGPACTLEEAAARSWRLEFLDAATGQPLGTSVPVDGWATELVGWRNGEAVLNRLSRETTFEDRHASLVAVAAGGREQVLVTGPPGVSGFDVPADLLADAVFAGSAPRPSPWAAPWWLYPVVALPALLLAVLLARALLRRRERRASPG; from the coding sequence ATGTCCCTCCGGATCGGTCGACGGGCCGCCCTGCGCGCAGCCCTGTCGATCCTCGCCGCCGCGGCACTGGCTTCCGGCTCGTTCGCCGCGGCGGCCGCGGCCGCCGCTTCCGACCCGGCGCCGGCCCGGGTCTACGACCCGTGGCTCTGGCAGGCGACGGTCGGTCAGCGTCCCGCCGGCCCAGCCTCGGTGGTCTTCTTCACCTCGAACACCCGCTACTTCGAGTCGACCGGCGTGCTGGTGGGGCGCGACGGCGCCTACCGGCTGATCCCGCTGCAGGTCGGTGAGGATCACGGGCTGCTATCTCCGGACGGGCGGCACTATGTGCGGCCCCACCGAGGGGTGCTGGTCGACCTGACCACCGGTGCGGAAGACCGCACCCACCGGCCGGGCATCCGCGCGCTGGCCTGGTCACCGGACGGCAGGACGCTGCTCGGCACGCGGGACAACGACGACGCGGTGATCACGTACGGGCCGGACAACCAGCAGCTCAACGACCCCGCGAAGCCGGACGACCTGCTCGTGGTCGACCCGTACGACGGTGCGGAGCGGGTGCTCGCGGCCGGCACGTTCGCCAGTCACACCACCGGGGCCTGGTCACCGGACGGCAGCCTGGTGGTGGTCGCCGGCCCGACCGATCCGGCTGTCGAGCGGCAGCGGCTGACGGTCACCGATGCGGCAAGGGGCGGTGTGCGCTGGCAGCGCGACCTCGACGAACGCCACCTGCTCGCCGGGCGGGGCGCCTGGAGCCCCGACGGCGCGCGGATCGCGCTGCTCGCCTTCGACGGCTGCGCCGGCCCGGCATGCACCCTCGAGGAGGCGGCCGCCCGGTCCTGGCGGCTCGAGTTCCTCGATGCCGCGACCGGTCAACCGCTCGGCACCTCCGTCCCGGTCGATGGCTGGGCGACCGAGCTGGTCGGTTGGCGCAACGGCGAAGCGGTGCTGAACCGGCTGTCGCGGGAGACCACCTTCGAGGACCGGCACGCGTCGCTCGTCGCCGTGGCGGCGGGCGGCCGTGAGCAGGTGCTGGTGACGGGACCCCCGGGCGTCTCCGGCTTCGACGTGCCGGCGGACCTGCTGGCCGACGCCGTCTTCGCCGGCTCCGCCCCGCGGCCCTCCCCGTGGGCGGCTCCGTGGTGGCTCTACCCCGTGGTCGCCCTGCCGGCTCTGCTGCTCGCCGTCCTGCTCGCACGCGCTCTGCTCCGTCGCCGGGAGCGACGAGCCTCACCGGGCTGA
- the lipB gene encoding lipoyl(octanoyl) transferase LipB → MSVTTSGLTAVRAGLLDYQAAWDEQRRLHEAVVAGERGDTVLLLEHPSVYTAGKRTEPWDRPMDGTPVIDVDRGGKITWHGPGQLVGYPIVKLPDPVDVVAYVRRTEELLIDVCAEFGLAAGRVEGRSGVWVPEDDRGPARKVAAIGIRVARGVTLHGFSINCDCDLGHFDRIVPCGIRDAGVTSLTAELGRTITVADVLPVVERHLPTLVTVQD, encoded by the coding sequence GTGAGCGTGACGACTTCCGGGCTGACCGCCGTCCGTGCCGGCCTGCTGGACTACCAGGCCGCGTGGGACGAGCAGCGCCGGCTCCACGAGGCCGTGGTGGCCGGCGAGCGGGGCGACACCGTGCTGCTGCTGGAGCACCCCAGCGTCTACACCGCCGGCAAGCGGACCGAGCCGTGGGACCGGCCGATGGACGGCACCCCGGTGATCGACGTGGACCGCGGCGGCAAGATCACCTGGCACGGCCCGGGGCAGCTGGTCGGTTACCCCATCGTCAAGCTGCCCGACCCCGTCGACGTGGTGGCCTACGTCCGGCGCACCGAGGAGCTGCTGATCGACGTCTGCGCCGAGTTCGGGCTGGCCGCGGGCCGGGTCGAGGGGCGCAGCGGCGTCTGGGTGCCGGAGGACGACCGGGGGCCGGCCCGCAAGGTGGCCGCCATCGGCATCCGGGTGGCCCGGGGCGTGACCCTGCACGGCTTCTCCATCAACTGCGACTGCGACCTCGGTCACTTCGACCGGATCGTGCCGTGCGGCATCCGCGACGCCGGCGTCACCTCGCTCACCGCCGAGCTGGGCCGCACCATCACGGTCGCCGACGTGCTGCCGGTGGTCGAGCGGCACCTGCCCACCCTGGTCACGGTCCAGGACTGA
- a CDS encoding VOC family protein, with product MRIDLVTLVVADYDPAIAFFTEVLGFELTEDTPSLTNDGRPKRWVVVRPPGGGTGLLLARADGERQAAAVGDQTHGRVGFFLQVDDFDATYRRMVEAKVEFVKPPRTEPYGRVAVFRDLAGNPWDLLGPA from the coding sequence GTGCGGATCGATCTCGTCACCCTGGTCGTCGCCGACTACGACCCGGCCATCGCCTTCTTCACCGAGGTGCTCGGCTTCGAGCTGACCGAGGACACGCCGTCCCTGACCAACGACGGCCGCCCGAAGCGCTGGGTGGTGGTCCGCCCGCCGGGCGGCGGCACCGGGCTGCTGCTGGCCCGCGCCGACGGCGAGCGGCAGGCGGCCGCGGTGGGCGACCAGACCCACGGCCGGGTCGGCTTCTTCCTCCAGGTCGACGACTTCGACGCCACCTACCGGCGGATGGTCGAGGCGAAGGTCGAGTTCGTGAAGCCCCCGCGCACCGAACCGTACGGGCGGGTCGCCGTCTTCCGCGACCTCGCCGGCAACCCCTGGGACCTGCTCGGTCCCGCCTGA
- the nadE gene encoding ammonia-dependent NAD(+) synthetase, producing the protein MTDVMSTQQRIAEELRVPATFDAAEEIERRVVFLADRLVDTGLTTLVLGISGGVDSTTAGRLCQLAAERARAAGHPAVFVAMRLPYGVQADEHHAQAALAFIRPDRVLTVDVKPAADAALAALVAGGLTFRDAAQQDFVLGNVKARQRMIAQYAVAGAEGGLVVGTDHAAEAVTGFFTKHGDGAADLIPLTGLTKRRVRALAAALGAPAELVGKAPTADLESLAPGKLDEDALGLAYAHIDDYLEGRPVPAEVEAALVARYRATEHKRQLPVAP; encoded by the coding sequence ATGACCGACGTGATGTCGACCCAGCAGCGGATCGCCGAGGAGCTGCGGGTGCCGGCGACCTTCGACGCCGCCGAGGAGATCGAGCGCCGCGTCGTCTTCCTCGCCGACCGCCTGGTCGACACCGGTCTGACCACGCTGGTCCTGGGCATCAGCGGCGGCGTCGACTCCACCACGGCCGGCCGGCTCTGCCAGCTCGCGGCGGAACGGGCCCGCGCCGCCGGACACCCGGCCGTCTTCGTCGCCATGCGCCTGCCGTACGGGGTGCAGGCCGACGAGCACCACGCCCAGGCGGCGCTGGCGTTCATCCGCCCGGACCGGGTGCTCACGGTCGACGTCAAGCCGGCCGCGGACGCCGCCCTGGCCGCGCTGGTCGCCGGCGGGCTGACCTTCCGCGACGCCGCCCAGCAGGACTTCGTGCTCGGCAACGTCAAGGCGCGGCAGCGCATGATCGCCCAGTACGCGGTGGCCGGCGCCGAGGGCGGGCTGGTGGTCGGCACCGACCACGCGGCCGAGGCGGTCACCGGCTTCTTCACCAAGCACGGCGACGGCGCGGCCGACCTGATCCCGCTGACCGGGCTGACCAAGCGGCGGGTGCGCGCGCTGGCCGCCGCGCTCGGCGCACCCGCCGAGCTGGTCGGCAAGGCGCCCACGGCCGACCTGGAGAGCCTGGCCCCGGGCAAGCTCGACGAGGACGCGCTCGGCCTGGCCTACGCGCACATCGACGACTACCTGGAGGGCCGGCCGGTGCCGGCCGAGGTGGAGGCCGCGCTGGTGGCCCGCTACCGCGCCACCGAGCACAAGCGCCAGCTCCCGGTCGCGCCCTAG
- a CDS encoding FUSC family protein, which translates to MGEQVRATLRGLLHVRPAAGAHRVALRAGISVLVPLLAVLAAGRPGWSVYAVFGAFTSLYGRNHVHLSRAVMQASAGAALTGTVVLGVLVGSLPSRAWVAVPVAAGVAALGAVLAAAQDWHPPGPLFLVFAFGAVASAPHAVSDVPVAAALAGASALFSLLVGNVGSVLRRQRSRPARLAHVWTWQPVRYALAVVVAGGVATAVGIGHPYWAMVAAVAPLSAVGVTAQLVRAAHRILGTLLGLLTSAALLAPALSPYAVVLVVAVLQIVTELLVGRNYGLALLFITPMALLMGQLAVARPAGQLLYDRGVETVIGGIVGGAIVLCEPWLRARFAAGPHDGAGPT; encoded by the coding sequence ATGGGTGAGCAGGTACGGGCGACGCTGCGCGGCCTGCTGCACGTCCGGCCGGCGGCCGGCGCGCACCGGGTCGCGCTGCGGGCCGGGATCAGCGTCCTCGTGCCGCTGCTCGCGGTGCTCGCCGCCGGCCGGCCGGGCTGGTCCGTGTACGCGGTCTTCGGGGCGTTCACCTCGCTCTACGGCCGCAACCACGTGCACCTGTCCCGGGCCGTCATGCAGGCCAGCGCCGGGGCGGCCCTCACCGGGACGGTCGTCCTCGGCGTGCTGGTCGGCTCGCTGCCGTCCCGGGCGTGGGTCGCGGTGCCGGTGGCCGCGGGCGTCGCGGCGCTGGGCGCGGTGCTGGCCGCCGCCCAGGACTGGCACCCGCCGGGCCCGCTGTTCCTGGTGTTCGCGTTCGGCGCGGTCGCCTCGGCGCCGCACGCGGTGTCGGACGTGCCGGTCGCCGCCGCGCTGGCCGGGGCCAGCGCGCTGTTCTCGCTGCTGGTCGGCAACGTGGGCAGCGTGCTGCGGCGGCAGCGGAGCCGGCCGGCCCGCCTCGCGCACGTGTGGACCTGGCAGCCGGTGCGCTACGCCCTGGCCGTGGTGGTGGCCGGGGGCGTGGCGACCGCCGTCGGGATCGGCCACCCGTACTGGGCCATGGTGGCGGCCGTCGCCCCGCTCAGCGCGGTGGGGGTCACGGCCCAGCTGGTCCGCGCCGCGCACCGGATCCTCGGCACGCTGCTCGGGCTGCTCACCAGCGCGGCGCTGCTCGCTCCCGCGCTGTCGCCGTACGCCGTCGTGCTGGTGGTCGCGGTGCTGCAGATCGTCACCGAGCTGCTGGTGGGCCGCAACTACGGGCTGGCGCTGCTGTTCATCACGCCGATGGCCCTGCTCATGGGCCAGCTCGCGGTGGCCCGGCCGGCCGGGCAGCTGCTCTACGACCGGGGCGTGGAGACGGTGATCGGCGGGATCGTCGGCGGCGCGATCGTGCTCTGCGAGCCGTGGCTGCGGGCTCGGTTCGCCGCCGGCCCGCACGACGGCGCTGGTCCGACCTAG
- the aspS gene encoding aspartate--tRNA(Asn) ligase — translation MQRILSSQLTHHVGATVRIAGWVHRRRLLKSVAFLIVRDAAGLAQVVVTDAAVRAAVESLPEETVVEVTGTVVANATAPAGVELAEPAVRPLGPPAVPPPFDLYRPVLTATLPTQLDHAPTALRHPARAAALRISAAAVAGFRAALDARGFVEVHTPKVVASSTESGANVFALDWFGRPAYLAQSPQFYKQLMVGVFERVYEVGPVFRAEPHDTVRHLAQYTSLDVELGFVTDHRDVMAVLRETLAGMLAEVAGRADGALATLGLALPEVPAEIPAVHFTEALKIAGAPADEPDLAPAHERALGEWALREHGSDFLFVTGYPMAKRPFYTHPDPARPAYSNGFDLLFRGMELVTGGQRLHRHEDYLAALAARGEPVEPYAGYVDAFRHGMPPHGGFAIGLERFVARLTGAANVREVTAFPRDLHRLTP, via the coding sequence GTGCAACGCATCCTGTCCTCCCAGCTCACCCACCACGTCGGCGCGACCGTGCGGATCGCCGGCTGGGTGCACCGCCGCCGGCTGCTCAAGTCGGTGGCCTTCCTGATCGTCCGGGACGCCGCGGGCCTGGCCCAGGTGGTGGTCACCGACGCCGCCGTGCGCGCGGCCGTCGAGTCGCTGCCCGAGGAGACCGTCGTCGAGGTCACCGGCACGGTGGTCGCGAACGCCACCGCGCCCGCCGGGGTCGAGCTGGCCGAGCCGGCGGTACGACCGCTCGGCCCGCCCGCCGTCCCGCCGCCGTTCGACCTGTACCGGCCGGTGCTCACCGCCACCCTGCCCACCCAGCTCGACCACGCGCCGACCGCGCTGCGCCACCCGGCCCGCGCCGCCGCGCTGCGGATCTCGGCGGCGGCCGTGGCCGGCTTCCGGGCCGCCCTGGACGCCCGCGGGTTCGTGGAGGTCCACACCCCGAAGGTGGTGGCGTCGTCCACCGAGAGCGGGGCGAACGTGTTCGCGCTGGACTGGTTCGGCCGGCCCGCGTACCTGGCCCAGTCGCCGCAGTTCTACAAGCAGCTCATGGTCGGCGTCTTCGAGCGGGTCTACGAGGTCGGGCCGGTGTTCCGGGCCGAGCCGCACGACACGGTCCGGCACCTGGCCCAGTACACCTCGCTCGACGTCGAGCTGGGCTTCGTCACCGACCACCGGGACGTGATGGCCGTGCTGCGGGAGACGCTGGCCGGGATGCTGGCCGAGGTCGCGGGGCGGGCCGACGGGGCGCTCGCCACCCTGGGCCTGGCCCTGCCGGAGGTGCCCGCCGAGATCCCGGCCGTGCACTTCACCGAGGCGCTGAAGATCGCCGGAGCGCCGGCCGACGAGCCGGACCTCGCCCCGGCGCACGAGCGGGCGCTGGGGGAGTGGGCGCTGCGCGAGCACGGCTCGGACTTCCTCTTCGTGACCGGGTACCCGATGGCGAAGCGGCCGTTCTACACCCACCCGGACCCGGCCCGGCCCGCGTACTCCAACGGCTTCGACCTGCTGTTCCGGGGGATGGAGCTGGTCACCGGCGGGCAGCGGCTGCACCGCCACGAGGACTACCTGGCCGCCCTGGCGGCCCGCGGCGAGCCCGTGGAGCCGTACGCCGGGTACGTGGACGCGTTCCGGCACGGCATGCCGCCGCACGGGGGCTTCGCCATCGGGCTGGAACGCTTCGTGGCCCGGCTCACCGGCGCGGCCAACGTGCGGGAGGTGACCGCCTTCCCCCGGGACCTGCACCGCCTCACGCCCTGA
- the lipA gene encoding lipoyl synthase, with product MTPVARRSSTAADRRRLGFVTIEHSAPTTEQAAPTATVAPEGRRMLRIEARNAETPIERKPPWIKVKAKMGPEYTQLRGLVSREGLHTVCQEAGCPNIYECWEDREATFLIGGDQCTRRCDFCQIDTGKPAEFDADEPRRVAESVAAMGLRYATITGVARDDLPDGGAWLYAETVRQIHALQSGCGVELLIPDFNAVPEQLAEVFGSRPEVLAHNVETVPRIFKRIRPAFRYERSLDVIRQARADGLVTKSNLILGMGEERAEVSQALRDLHEAGCELITITQYLRPSPRHHPVTRWVKPEEFVELREEAEEIGFAGVMSGPLVRSSYRAGRLYQQALAARDEVVAAG from the coding sequence GTGACGCCGGTCGCCCGACGTTCATCGACGGCCGCCGACCGGCGTAGGCTCGGTTTCGTGACGATCGAGCACTCCGCGCCGACGACTGAGCAGGCAGCGCCCACCGCGACGGTTGCACCCGAGGGGCGGCGCATGCTGCGGATCGAGGCGCGCAACGCCGAGACGCCGATCGAGCGCAAGCCGCCGTGGATCAAGGTCAAGGCCAAGATGGGCCCGGAGTACACCCAGCTGCGCGGGCTCGTCTCGCGCGAGGGGCTGCACACCGTCTGCCAGGAGGCCGGCTGCCCCAACATCTACGAGTGCTGGGAGGACCGGGAGGCCACCTTCCTCATCGGTGGCGACCAGTGCACCCGGCGCTGCGACTTCTGCCAGATCGACACGGGCAAGCCCGCCGAGTTCGACGCCGACGAGCCCCGCCGCGTCGCCGAGTCGGTCGCCGCCATGGGCCTGCGCTACGCCACCATCACCGGCGTGGCCCGCGACGACCTGCCCGACGGCGGCGCCTGGCTCTACGCCGAGACGGTCCGGCAGATCCACGCCCTGCAGTCCGGCTGCGGCGTCGAGCTGCTGATCCCCGACTTCAACGCGGTGCCCGAGCAGCTCGCCGAGGTCTTCGGGTCCCGGCCCGAGGTGCTCGCGCACAACGTGGAGACCGTGCCGCGGATCTTCAAGCGGATCCGCCCGGCGTTCCGCTACGAGCGTTCCCTCGACGTGATCCGCCAGGCGCGCGCCGACGGCCTGGTCACCAAGAGCAACCTGATCCTCGGCATGGGCGAGGAGCGGGCCGAGGTCTCCCAGGCACTGCGCGACCTGCACGAGGCCGGCTGCGAGCTGATCACCATCACGCAGTACCTGCGCCCCTCCCCCCGGCACCACCCGGTCACCCGCTGGGTCAAGCCGGAGGAGTTCGTCGAGCTGCGCGAGGAGGCCGAGGAGATCGGCTTCGCCGGCGTGATGAGCGGCCCGCTGGTCCGCTCGTCGTACCGGGCCGGACGGCTCTACCAGCAGGCGCTCGCTGCCCGCGACGAGGTCGTGGCCGCCGGCTGA
- a CDS encoding DUF423 domain-containing protein has translation MTAGVRQQPREATRPRTPRRTRLPALLALLVGVAGVGYRLALLLADVPPGNSDEATMGLAALHIARGEDFPVWFYGQAYMGTLEAYLAAPLVALSGPSVLVLRLPTLALYALFLALSWQLTRRLGGDRWYALLVVAVLALGSDRVIKNQLIAGGGYPELNPAGVALALLTVRLCAGGSRGLPRRASAGGPAARLPRPADADRPAAAGGSAAPLSPWAAWGLVSGVLLWVDPLILPFVLALGAVLVGWRRRELVGRAGAVLAGGLLLGAAPMLLDSLRHGRNPLAAVLTASGADAAASWGERLYGGLVLGPPLALGFCSPGRCAGWQLWWAPTFLALLLLAAITAWHTLRRAVPPASPASPAPPGRSADLGEFPFAANDKSPRSGDGPAEVPGGRVSAAVRLALLAAAAAVLAAYALSTAAGRAPMESARYLSILAVAMPALLWPLWSAARRAGLWPRPAEPPHHPGEPAESHRSGHHLGELAGSDRPGDRHLGDPESISRTAGGRKRIRAAGVAAVAVLAGMLGTGVVATAGAVGTVPATHAEAERHRMLVDALGDLNLRHVRAGYWTCNRLAFASGEEVRCAVVDDELRPGFDRLPGYRRAVDADPGAGWVAPPGSPLAARLDRRLGPGPDGLRVVDVPGWRIYLPRR, from the coding sequence ATGACCGCCGGGGTACGCCAGCAGCCACGCGAGGCCACCCGCCCGCGTACGCCCCGGCGTACCCGGCTGCCGGCGCTGCTCGCCCTGCTGGTCGGGGTCGCCGGGGTCGGCTACCGGCTGGCGCTGCTGCTCGCCGACGTGCCGCCCGGCAACAGCGACGAGGCGACCATGGGGCTGGCCGCCCTGCACATCGCCCGCGGTGAGGACTTCCCCGTCTGGTTCTACGGGCAGGCCTACATGGGCACGCTCGAGGCGTACCTGGCCGCGCCGCTGGTCGCCCTGTCCGGGCCGTCGGTGCTGGTCCTGCGGCTGCCCACCCTCGCCCTGTACGCCCTCTTCCTCGCCCTGTCCTGGCAGCTCACCCGCCGGCTCGGCGGCGACCGCTGGTACGCCCTGCTGGTCGTCGCCGTGCTCGCGCTCGGCTCCGACCGGGTGATCAAGAACCAGCTCATCGCCGGCGGCGGCTACCCGGAGCTGAACCCGGCCGGGGTGGCGCTGGCGCTGCTCACTGTGAGGCTGTGCGCGGGCGGCTCGCGGGGGCTCCCCCGCCGGGCGTCCGCGGGCGGCCCGGCGGCGCGCCTGCCCCGTCCGGCGGACGCGGACAGGCCGGCTGCCGCGGGCGGGTCAGCGGCGCCGTTGTCCCCCTGGGCGGCCTGGGGGCTCGTCTCCGGGGTGCTGCTCTGGGTCGATCCGCTGATCCTGCCGTTCGTGCTGGCGCTCGGCGCCGTGCTGGTGGGGTGGCGCCGGCGAGAGCTGGTCGGGCGGGCCGGGGCGGTCCTGGCGGGAGGCCTGCTGCTGGGCGCGGCGCCGATGCTGCTGGACAGTCTCCGGCACGGCCGCAACCCGCTCGCCGCCGTGCTGACCGCCAGCGGGGCCGATGCGGCGGCGAGCTGGGGCGAGCGCCTGTACGGCGGGCTGGTGCTCGGGCCGCCGCTTGCCCTGGGCTTCTGCTCCCCCGGCCGCTGTGCCGGGTGGCAGCTCTGGTGGGCGCCGACGTTCCTCGCCCTGCTGCTGCTGGCGGCGATCACCGCCTGGCACACCCTCCGCCGAGCGGTCCCGCCCGCGTCGCCCGCGTCGCCCGCGCCGCCAGGGCGGTCCGCAGATCTTGGAGAGTTTCCGTTCGCTGCGAACGACAAGTCTCCAAGATCTGGCGATGGTCCCGCTGAGGTGCCGGGCGGGCGGGTCTCGGCGGCGGTGCGGCTGGCGCTGCTCGCCGCGGCGGCGGCGGTGCTGGCGGCGTATGCGCTGAGCACCGCGGCCGGGCGGGCCCCGATGGAGAGCGCCCGCTACCTGTCGATCCTCGCGGTCGCCATGCCCGCCCTGCTCTGGCCCCTCTGGTCCGCCGCCCGCCGGGCCGGCCTGTGGCCCCGCCCCGCCGAGCCGCCCCACCACCCCGGCGAGCCGGCGGAATCCCACCGATCCGGCCACCACCTCGGCGAGCTGGCGGGATCCGACCGGCCTGGAGACCGCCACCTCGGCGATCCGGAGTCGATCAGCCGGACCGCGGGCGGCCGGAAGCGCATCCGGGCGGCCGGGGTGGCGGCGGTCGCGGTGCTGGCGGGGATGCTGGGCACCGGGGTGGTCGCCACGGCGGGGGCGGTCGGGACCGTGCCTGCCACCCACGCGGAGGCCGAGCGACACCGGATGCTCGTCGACGCCCTCGGTGACCTGAACCTGCGCCACGTCCGCGCCGGCTACTGGACCTGCAACCGGCTCGCCTTCGCCAGCGGCGAGGAGGTGCGCTGCGCGGTGGTCGACGACGAGCTGCGCCCCGGGTTCGACCGGCTGCCCGGATACCGGCGGGCGGTGGACGCCGACCCGGGCGCGGGCTGGGTGGCCCCGCCCGGGTCGCCGCTGGCCGCCCGGCTGGACCGCCGGCTCGGGCCCGGCCCGGACGGGCTCCGGGTGGTCGACGTCCCGGGCTGGCGGATCTACCTGCCCCGCCGCTGA